A single Clostridium sp. AN503 DNA region contains:
- a CDS encoding DUF1934 domain-containing protein encodes MTRDVLIRISGLQAMDGENDNVEVITTGDYFLKNGRHYVIYDEVMEGFEGNIRNMLKISPDKLDVRKNGAANAHMVFEQDRKNLTRYVTPMGEMIVEVSTNRILLDEQEDSLKVSVDYSLDINYSHVSDCNITVDVCSRENARLELQS; translated from the coding sequence ATGACAAGAGACGTTCTGATAAGAATCAGCGGACTCCAGGCCATGGATGGAGAGAATGATAATGTAGAAGTGATCACCACCGGAGATTATTTTCTAAAAAACGGCAGGCACTATGTGATCTACGATGAGGTGATGGAGGGCTTTGAGGGCAATATCCGCAACATGCTCAAGATCTCCCCGGACAAGCTGGATGTCCGCAAGAATGGCGCGGCCAATGCCCATATGGTATTTGAGCAGGACCGGAAGAACCTGACCCGCTATGTGACTCCCATGGGAGAGATGATCGTGGAGGTCAGTACCAACCGGATTCTGTTGGATGAGCAGGAGGACAGCCTGAAGGTGTCGGTGGACTATTCGCTTGACATCAACTACAGCCATGTATCGGACTGCAATATCACGGTGGATGTGTGTTCCAGGGAGAATGCAAGGCTGGAACTGCAGTCCTGA
- a CDS encoding SDR family oxidoreductase translates to MELPFQIDLAGQAAVVTGGSGVIGGVFCRALAACGAKVAVLGRTVENAEPVVWEITANGGEAMAVAADVLDKASLLRAREIILDRWGKINILVNCAGGAVKGATIPQDQYADLEAMEDGTQSFFNVDAELMHKEFDLNIYGTILPTQIFAECMVGQENANVINISSMGAYHPMTRIPGYAGAKAAVSNFTEWAATYFAKSGVRVNAIAPGFFQTPQNRSLQFNPDGTPSARSAKILSSTPMGRYGVPEELVGALLFLVSPKGSAFVTGITLPVDGGFHCYLGV, encoded by the coding sequence ATGGAATTACCATTTCAGATAGATTTAGCCGGACAGGCCGCAGTAGTGACCGGTGGAAGCGGCGTGATCGGCGGTGTCTTCTGCCGGGCGCTGGCGGCGTGCGGAGCGAAGGTGGCGGTCCTTGGAAGAACAGTTGAAAATGCAGAACCAGTAGTGTGGGAGATCACGGCGAATGGCGGTGAAGCTATGGCCGTGGCAGCCGACGTGCTTGATAAGGCCAGTCTTTTGCGTGCCAGAGAGATCATTCTGGATCGCTGGGGAAAGATCAATATTCTGGTAAACTGCGCAGGCGGCGCGGTGAAGGGCGCCACAATTCCACAGGATCAGTATGCGGATCTTGAAGCGATGGAGGATGGTACTCAGAGCTTTTTCAACGTGGACGCAGAGTTGATGCACAAAGAATTTGACCTTAATATTTACGGTACGATCCTTCCAACCCAGATCTTTGCGGAATGCATGGTGGGGCAGGAGAATGCCAATGTTATCAACATATCCAGTATGGGAGCCTACCATCCCATGACCCGGATACCGGGTTATGCAGGGGCGAAAGCTGCGGTCAGCAACTTTACGGAGTGGGCGGCCACTTATTTTGCCAAAAGCGGCGTGCGGGTCAATGCCATTGCGCCGGGGTTCTTTCAGACGCCCCAGAACCGCAGCCTCCAGTTCAACCCGGACGGCACGCCCAGCGCCCGGAGCGCCAAGATCTTAAGCAGCACGCCCATGGGACGTTACGGCGTCCCGGAGGAGCTGGTGGGGGCGTTATTATTTCTTGTCAGCCCCAAGGGAAGCGCTTTTGTTACTGGGATAACCCTGCCGGTGGATGGGGGATTCCACTGTTATCTGGGAGTGTGA
- a CDS encoding stage II sporulation protein R — MKPTRNSIYHNLTLCLAFFLLALLLFFGNVRSRQEALAARLAPSILRFHILANSDKNADQEIKLEVRSLILDYMQEHLSASSGKAETIQYMEDHRAAIESTANDYLARNGFDYQARLELTNCYFPTRAYDRMVIPCGNYDAARIILGKGKGHNWWCVLYPRFCFVDAACTEVPEESRQVLQETLNQDDYLALEDNRPDVEIRFKLFPSVVLKPVTLQSPDRQLPSHRSPSPEGGLS, encoded by the coding sequence ATGAAACCAACCAGAAACAGCATTTACCACAATCTCACGCTCTGCCTGGCGTTCTTCCTGCTGGCGCTGCTATTATTTTTCGGCAATGTCCGTTCACGGCAGGAGGCGCTGGCTGCACGGCTGGCTCCGTCTATCCTGCGGTTCCACATCCTCGCCAACAGCGACAAAAATGCCGACCAGGAGATCAAGCTGGAGGTGCGCAGCCTGATACTGGATTATATGCAGGAACATTTGAGCGCGTCATCCGGCAAGGCCGAGACGATCCAATACATGGAAGACCACCGGGCTGCGATCGAGAGCACAGCCAATGATTATCTTGCCCGGAACGGATTTGACTATCAGGCAAGGCTGGAGCTGACAAACTGCTATTTCCCCACCCGCGCCTACGACCGGATGGTGATTCCCTGCGGAAACTATGACGCTGCCCGCATTATCCTCGGCAAGGGAAAGGGGCATAACTGGTGGTGTGTCCTCTACCCGCGTTTCTGCTTTGTAGACGCCGCCTGCACGGAGGTGCCGGAAGAAAGCAGGCAGGTTCTTCAGGAAACACTGAATCAGGACGATTACCTCGCACTGGAGGATAACCGCCCTGATGTTGAAATCCGTTTTAAATTGTTTCCTTCCGTTGTTTTAAAGCCGGTTACTCTACAGTCGCCTGACCGTCAACTGCCCAGTCATAGGTCTCCATCGCCTGAAGGAGGCTTAAGTTAG
- a CDS encoding D-alanine--D-alanine ligase family protein — MDNRKMDNRETESKVTGRKKIAVLFGGQSSEHIVSCMSAANVTAQIDTERYELVLIGITEEGHWVKAESVEDIKSGAWRESRVEAVISPDATKKCVIFTEDEKIWEEQIDVAFPVLHGLYGEDGTVQGLFELAQIPYVGCGVLASAVSMDKLYTKIIVDDLGIRQADYVPVMSWRMKKDMEAVVKQVEDKFAYPVFVKPSNAGSSRGVSKAENREELVAGLWEAARHDRKILVEETIVGHEIECAVLGGGQKPVQSSGVGEILAAAEFYDFEAKYYNEESRTVLDPELPGGAAARVRRAAEQIFNAVDGYGLARVDFFVKQDGEVVFNEINTLPGFTAISMYPMLWEAAGIPKKELINRLIELAFER, encoded by the coding sequence ATGGATAATAGAAAGATGGATAACAGGGAGACAGAGAGTAAGGTGACCGGCAGGAAAAAAATAGCGGTCCTGTTCGGCGGGCAGTCGTCCGAGCATATTGTATCCTGTATGTCAGCAGCGAACGTCACAGCCCAGATCGACACAGAGCGTTACGAGCTGGTCCTGATCGGTATAACGGAAGAGGGCCACTGGGTCAAAGCAGAGTCTGTGGAGGATATAAAGTCCGGCGCATGGCGGGAGAGCCGTGTGGAGGCGGTGATCTCACCGGATGCCACGAAGAAATGCGTGATCTTCACGGAGGATGAAAAGATCTGGGAGGAGCAGATTGACGTGGCGTTCCCTGTGCTCCATGGGCTTTACGGGGAGGACGGCACCGTCCAGGGACTGTTTGAGCTGGCGCAGATCCCTTATGTGGGCTGCGGCGTTCTGGCATCAGCAGTGTCCATGGATAAGCTGTACACAAAGATCATTGTGGATGATCTGGGCATCCGTCAGGCGGACTATGTGCCGGTCATGAGCTGGAGGATGAAAAAGGATATGGAGGCGGTGGTGAAGCAGGTGGAGGATAAATTCGCCTATCCCGTGTTCGTTAAGCCGTCCAATGCCGGTTCCTCCAGAGGCGTGAGCAAGGCGGAGAATAGGGAGGAACTGGTCGCAGGCCTTTGGGAAGCGGCCCGTCACGACCGAAAGATCCTGGTGGAAGAGACCATCGTCGGACATGAGATCGAATGTGCGGTGCTGGGCGGCGGGCAGAAGCCGGTTCAGTCCTCCGGCGTGGGTGAGATCCTGGCTGCGGCTGAGTTCTATGATTTTGAGGCAAAGTATTATAATGAGGAGTCCCGCACGGTGCTGGACCCGGAGCTTCCAGGCGGTGCGGCAGCCCGCGTGCGCAGGGCGGCGGAGCAGATCTTCAACGCGGTGGACGGCTATGGTTTGGCTCGCGTGGATTTCTTTGTGAAACAGGACGGAGAAGTGGTGTTCAATGAGATCAACACCCTGCCGGGCTTTACGGCGATCAGCATGTATCCGATGCTGTGGGAGGCCGCCGGGATTCCCAAAAAGGAATTGATCAATCGGCTGATCGAGCTGGCGTTTGAGCGGTAA
- the murI gene encoding glutamate racemase produces the protein MDSTEKAENMQATAALSRPDRNAPVGVFDSGVGGLTVAREIMRQIPEERIIYFGDTARVPYGSKSKDTVLRYSRQIIRFLRTQGVKAIVIACNTASAYALDTVAAEADIPIIGVINAGARTAVGATRNGRIGVIGTEGTIGSGIYTDVMKRMRPDIEVTGKPCPLFVPLVEEGLLHDSVTDEIASRYLSELKGRYIDTMVLGCTHYPLLRSTLRRLMGEDVTLVNPAYETAIELKALLKEQGLNRDPQATFEGEKYRFFVSDLAEKFTDFATSILPGEVKETRKIDIENY, from the coding sequence ATGGATAGCACAGAAAAAGCAGAAAATATGCAGGCAACGGCAGCCCTGTCCCGTCCGGACCGGAACGCCCCGGTAGGGGTTTTTGATTCCGGCGTGGGCGGACTGACTGTGGCGCGGGAGATCATGCGGCAGATCCCGGAGGAGCGCATCATCTATTTTGGAGATACGGCGCGGGTGCCTTATGGGAGCAAATCAAAGGACACGGTCCTCCGCTATTCCCGGCAGATCATCCGCTTTCTGCGCACCCAGGGGGTGAAGGCCATCGTCATCGCCTGCAACACGGCAAGCGCCTACGCCCTGGATACGGTGGCGGCGGAGGCGGATATCCCGATCATCGGGGTGATCAATGCGGGCGCCCGCACGGCAGTGGGAGCCACCCGCAACGGCAGGATCGGTGTGATCGGCACGGAGGGGACCATCGGCAGCGGCATTTACACCGATGTGATGAAGCGGATGCGGCCGGATATTGAGGTGACCGGCAAGCCGTGCCCGCTCTTTGTACCGTTAGTGGAGGAAGGGCTTCTGCACGATTCGGTGACGGATGAGATCGCCTCCCGGTATTTAAGCGAGCTGAAGGGCAGATACATTGATACGATGGTGCTGGGCTGCACCCATTACCCGCTTCTGCGCTCCACCCTGCGGCGGCTGATGGGGGAGGATGTGACGTTAGTAAACCCGGCGTACGAGACGGCCATCGAACTGAAGGCGCTTTTAAAGGAGCAGGGACTCAACCGGGATCCGCAGGCCACGTTTGAGGGTGAGAAATACCGGTTTTTCGTCAGCGATCTGGCGGAGAAATTCACCGATTTCGCCACGTCGATCCTGCCGGGCGAGGTGAAGGAGACACGGAAGATTGATATTGAGAACTATTAG
- a CDS encoding TolC family protein: MRRNKSLIAVTLAGIMAVTAFPAFAAPTGPGATPEPDSYDAETRARLDDNTLEYDEIANRVHEYNPDMSRAWDSYMDSKEDYKNILTELESRYPGIKDTADGYVTAGKLTGNDVLVKTGQGLDSAYKSTMQSMRDTVNSWDNNRSNTRQLKKAEKQITSGAQQAYIGYETMRKNITTLEKMVELYERQSAAVQRQVEHGLGTQKDLLSARSSLLSAQSQLSSLQSQMDSTRRTLCLLLGYDPDSDPVIAPVPEFDMDRLAGMNLEQDTTKAIGNNYTLIDQRSSGGNQNTNAQTENRLKAIDEGDQKLTIEMNRLYQDVMDKKAAYDAAVTGFTAAQASYDAAGRQFQEGLTSEVQYIGQQLAYYKKLAEKESANLSLLQAMETYDWAVDGQATVE, translated from the coding sequence ATGAGACGAAATAAAAGCCTGATCGCAGTAACACTGGCGGGCATCATGGCAGTAACGGCATTTCCTGCATTTGCGGCGCCTACAGGACCTGGAGCCACCCCGGAGCCGGACAGCTATGACGCTGAGACCCGCGCGAGGTTGGACGACAACACTCTGGAATATGATGAGATCGCCAACCGGGTACACGAGTACAATCCGGACATGTCCAGGGCGTGGGACAGCTATATGGATTCTAAAGAGGATTATAAAAATATCCTTACAGAGCTGGAGAGCCGGTATCCGGGCATCAAGGATACGGCGGACGGCTATGTGACCGCCGGAAAGCTGACTGGAAACGACGTTCTGGTCAAGACCGGACAGGGACTCGACAGCGCCTATAAGAGCACGATGCAGTCCATGCGCGATACCGTGAACTCATGGGATAACAACAGAAGCAACACAAGACAGCTCAAAAAAGCAGAAAAGCAGATCACGTCGGGCGCCCAGCAGGCCTACATCGGTTATGAGACCATGCGGAAGAATATCACGACCCTGGAAAAGATGGTAGAGCTCTACGAGCGCCAGAGCGCCGCAGTACAGCGACAGGTGGAACATGGGCTGGGCACCCAGAAGGATCTTTTAAGCGCCCGTTCAAGCCTGCTCTCGGCACAGTCCCAGTTGTCCTCCCTGCAAAGCCAGATGGACAGCACCAGGCGGACTCTTTGCCTGCTGTTGGGCTATGACCCGGACAGTGATCCGGTGATCGCCCCGGTGCCGGAGTTTGACATGGACCGTCTTGCGGGCATGAACTTAGAGCAGGATACCACAAAGGCCATCGGCAACAACTATACGCTGATCGACCAGCGCAGTTCCGGCGGGAACCAGAATACCAATGCCCAGACAGAGAACCGCTTAAAGGCGATCGACGAGGGTGACCAGAAGCTGACCATCGAGATGAACCGCCTGTACCAGGATGTGATGGATAAAAAGGCGGCCTATGACGCGGCGGTGACCGGGTTTACGGCGGCGCAGGCGAGCTATGACGCGGCGGGCCGGCAGTTTCAGGAGGGCCTTACGTCGGAAGTCCAGTATATCGGTCAGCAGCTTGCATACTACAAGAAGCTGGCAGAGAAGGAGTCGGCTAACTTAAGCCTCCTTCAGGCGATGGAGACCTATGACTGGGCAGTTGACGGTCAGGCGACTGTAGAGTAA